The Alphaproteobacteria bacterium genome includes the window GGTAACAATCCAGCATCGCTAAAGATAGGCGACCCGCAGTTACCGCAGAACTTGCGATACATATACTGGCCGCTTTCTGTGGTGTCCTCGTACGATTTTAATTCAGCACCGGTCACTGCCAAACTCTCTCTCGGCACCGCCAATACTACGGAAAAAGCTGATCCTGCTTGTTTCTGGCAATGCTTACAGTGACAAATCGCAGTCAGAACGGGCTCACTATCGCTCTTGTAACGGACCGCACCACAAAGACAGCCACCTTCTACCTGTGCCA containing:
- a CDS encoding GFA family protein is translated as MAQVEGGCLCGAVRYKSDSEPVLTAICHCKHCQKQAGSAFSVVLAVPRESLAVTGAELKSYEDTTESGQYMYRKFCGNCGSPIFSDAGLLPDLLFIKAGTLDDATWLKPEIQIWGTHQLPCAELKGDVPKVDGNPPTE